The Rhinopithecus roxellana isolate Shanxi Qingling chromosome 13, ASM756505v1, whole genome shotgun sequence genome contains a region encoding:
- the SMTN gene encoding smoothelin isoform X5 translates to MADEALAGLDEGALRKLLEVTADLAERRRIRSAIRELQRQELEREEEALASKRFRAERQDNKENWLHSQQREAEQRAALARLAGQLESMNDVEELTALLRSAGEYEERKLIRAAIRRVRAQEIEAVTLAGRLCSVRPNSGLREDSKGRVAHRLEQCEVPEREEQEQQTEVSKPTPTPEGTSQDVTTVTLLLRAPPGSTSSSPASPSSSPTAASPEPPLEPAEAQCLTAEVPGTPEPPPSPPKTTSPEPQESPTLASTEGQVVNKLLSGPKETPAAQSPTRGPSDTKRADVAGPRPCQRSLSVLSPHQPAQNRESTPLASRPSSFQRAGSVRDRVHKFTSDSPMAARLQDGTPRAALSPLTPARLVGPSLTSTTPASSSSGSSSRGPSDTSSRFSKEQRGVAQPLAQLRSCSQEEGPRGRGLAPRPLENGAGGPVAHSEEPGAPLPVAVSTAEPGGSMKTTFTIEIKDGRGQASTGRVLLPTGNQRAELTLGLRAPPTLLSTSSGSKSTITRVNSPGTLARLGSVTHVTSFSHAPPSSRGGCSVKAAEDAGTPVAHPPAFSTRRRSSTGTTRSTSLMEPEPAEPPSAAVEAANGAEQTRVNKALEGRSPLSAEELMTIEDEGVLDKMLDQSTDFEERKLIRAALRELRQRKRDQRDKERERRLQEARGRPGEGRGNTATETTTRHSQRAADGSAVSTVTKTERLVHSNDGTRTARTTTVESSFVRRSENGSGSTMMQTKTFSSSSSSKKMGSIFDREDQTSPRAGSLAALEKRQAEKKKELMKAQSLPKTSASQARKAMIEKLEKEGAAGSPGGPRAAVQRSTSFGVPNANSIKQMLLDWCRAKTRGYEHVDIQNFSSSWSDGMAFCALVHNFFPEAFDYGQLSPQNRRQNFEVAFSSAEMLVDCVPLVEVEDMMIMGKKPDPKCVFTYVQSLYNHLRRHELRLRGKNV, encoded by the exons ATGGCAGACGAGGCCTTAGCTGGGCTGGATGAGGGAGCCCTTCGGAAGCTG CTGGAGGTCACAGCAGATCTGGCAGAGCGGCGGCGCATCCGCTCAGCCATCCGGGAACTGCAGCGGCAGGAGCTGGAGCGCGAGGAGGAGGCCCTGGCATCCAAGCGTTTCCGTGCTGAGCGGCAGGACAACAAGGAGAACTGGCTGCA ctctcagcagcgGGAAGCTGAGCAGCGGGCTGCCCTGGCACGGCTGGCAGGGCAGCTGGAGTCCATGAACGATGTAGAGGAATTGACTGCACTG TTGCGAAGCGCTGGTGAGTATGAGGAGCGCAAGCTGATCCGAGCTGCCATCCGCCGCGTACGGGCTCAGGAGATTGAGG CTGTCACCTTGGCTGGGAGGTTGTGCAGTGTGCGTCCCAACAGTGGCTTAAGAGAGGACAGCAAGGGGCGAGTGGCACACAGGCTGGAACAGTGTGAG GTGCCAGAGCGAGAGGAACAGGAACAGCAGACAGAGGTCTCAAAGCCAACTCCCACCCCTGAAGGCACCAGCCAGGACGTGACCACAGTGACACTCCTGCTGCGAGCCCCACCTGGGAGCACATCCAGCTCACCTGCCTCACCCAGCAGTTCACCCACTGCTGCCTCTCCTGAGCCTCCATTGGAGCCTGCCGAGGCCCAGTGCCTTACAGCCGAGGTTCCAGGCACCCCAGAGCCACCCCCCAGCCCACCCAAGACCACCAGCCCTGAGCCTCAGGAGTCTCCAACGCTCGCCAGCACTGAGGGCCAGGTGGTCAACAAG CTTCTGTCTGGCCCCAAAGAGACCCCTGCTGCCCAGAGCCCCACCAGAGGCCCCTCTGACACCAAGAGAGCAG ACGTGGCTGGACCCCGACCCTGCCAACGCTCCCTGTCGGTGCTCAGCCCCCACCAGCCAGCCCAGAACCGAG AGTCCACCCCCCTTGCCAGCAGACCTTCCTCGTTCCAGCGGGCTGGCTCTGTGCGGGACCGTGTCCACAAGTTCACATCTGATTCTCCTATGGCTGCTAGGCTCCAGGATGGCACACCCCGGGCTGCCCTAAGTCCCCTGACCCCCGCAAGGCTCGTGGGCCCCTCTCTCACCAGTAccacccctgcctcctcctccagcgGCTCCTCCTCTCGGGGCCCCAGTGATACCTCCTCCCGGTTCAGCAAGGAGCAACGAGGAGTAGCCCAGCCCCTGGCCCAGCTTCGAAGCTGCTCTCAGGAGGAGGGCCCCAGGGGGCGGGGCTTGGCTCCCAGGCCCCTTGAAAACGGAGCAGGGGGGCCTGTGGCACATTCAGAGGAGCCTGGTGCCCCACTGCCCGTGGCCGTCAGCACTGCCGAGCCAGGGGGCAGTATGAAGACTACATTCACCATCGAGATCAAGGACGGCCGTGGCCAGGCCTCCACAGGCCGGGTGCTGCTGCCCACAGGCAACCAGAGGGCAG AACTGACACTGGGGCTGCGGGCGCCCCCGACCCTACTCAGCACCAGTAGTGGGAGCAAGAGCACCATCACTCGTGTCAACAGCCCTGGGACCCTGGCTCGACTGGGCAGTGTCACTCATGTCACCAGCTTCAGCCATGCCCCCCCCAGTAGCCGAGGAGGCTGCAGCGTCAAG GCTGCTGAGGATGCTGGGACCCCTGTGGCCCACCCACCTGCCTTCAGCACCCGCCGCCGCTCCTCCACCGGCACCACCCGCAGCACTAGTCTC ATGGAACCAGAGCCAGCAGAGCCTCCCTCTGCAGCAGTGGAAGCAGCCAATGGGGCCGAGCAGACCCGAGTGAACAAAGCACTAGAGGGGCGGAGCCCTCTAAGCGCTGAGGAGCTGATGACTATTGAGGATGAAGGAGTGTTGGACAAGATG CTGGATCAGAGCACGGACTTTGAAGAGCGGAAGCTCATCCGGGCTGCACTTCGTGAGCTCCGACAAAGGAAGAGAG ACCAGCGGGACAAGGAGCGGGAACGGCGGCTGCAGGAGGCACGGGGCCGGCCAGGGGAGGGCCGCGGCAACACAGCCACTGAGACCACCACGAGGCACAGCCAGCGGGCAGCTGATGGCTCTGCTGTCAGCACTGTTACCAAGACTGAGCGGCTCGTCCATTCCA ATGATGGCACACGGACGGCCCGCACCACCACAGTGGAGTCAAGTTTCGTGAGGCGCTCGGAGA ATGGCAGTGGCAGCACCATGATGCAAACCAAgaccttctcctcttcctcctcatccaaGAAAATGGGCAG CATCTTCGACCGCGAGGACCAGACCAGCCCACGGGCCGGCAGCCTGGCGGCGCTCGAGAAACGCCAGGCCGAGAAGAAGAAAGAGCTGATGAAGGCGCAGAGTCTGCCCaagacctcagcctcccaggcgcGCAAGGCCATGATTGAGAAGTTGGAGAAGGAGGGCGCGGCCGG CAGCCCTGGCGGACCCCGCGCAGCCGTGCAGCGATCCACCAGCTTCGGGGTCCCCAACGCCAACAGCATCAAGCAGATGCTGCTGGACTGGTGCCGAGCCAAGACTCGCGGCTACGAG CATGTCGACATCCAGAACTTCTCCTCCAGCTGGAGTGATGGGATGGCCTTCTGTGCCCTGGTGCACAACTTCTTCCCTGAGGCCTTCGACTATGGGCAGCTTAGCCCTCAGAACCGACGCCAGAACTTCGAGGTGGCCTTCTCATCTGCAGA